In Paenibacillus guangzhouensis, a single window of DNA contains:
- a CDS encoding ABC transporter ATP-binding protein, which yields MDYIHVRELHKTFVYYRKQAGLKHSLKNLFARKSLLKEAVKSVSFDIGPGECVGFLGPNGAGKTTTLKMLSGILYPTSGDVQVLGYVPWERKNDFKRLFSIVMGQKNQLWWDLPASESIYLNKCIYDIDDDLYRRNLAELSEMLEVQDLLDVQVRRLSLGERMKMELIAALIHRPRLLYLDEPTIGLDFPSQKKVRAFLKYYNEQYGATMLLTSHYMKDVEDLCKRTIIIHDGSLVYDGDLHRINDLFGEQKIIRLKFSEPVAESRLAKFGKIVSIDEYNAVLELPKYRLKEVSRAVLDSFPILDWTIEDVPIEESISMLYGKEPVGAFIG from the coding sequence GTGGACTATATCCATGTGCGGGAGCTGCACAAAACGTTCGTGTATTACCGGAAGCAAGCAGGCCTCAAACATTCGCTGAAAAATTTATTCGCCCGCAAGTCGCTGTTGAAGGAAGCGGTCAAATCCGTCTCCTTCGACATCGGCCCCGGCGAGTGCGTCGGATTTCTCGGGCCCAATGGGGCAGGGAAGACCACGACGCTCAAAATGCTGTCGGGCATCCTGTATCCTACGAGCGGGGATGTGCAAGTGCTCGGTTATGTGCCGTGGGAGCGGAAGAATGACTTCAAACGGTTGTTCTCGATCGTCATGGGCCAGAAAAACCAGCTGTGGTGGGATCTTCCCGCGAGCGAGTCGATTTATTTGAATAAATGCATTTATGACATCGACGATGATCTCTACCGACGGAATCTTGCCGAACTATCGGAGATGCTCGAAGTGCAGGATTTATTGGACGTGCAGGTACGCCGACTGTCTCTTGGCGAACGCATGAAAATGGAGTTGATCGCAGCGCTGATCCATCGGCCCCGGCTGCTATATCTCGATGAGCCTACGATCGGCCTGGATTTTCCTTCCCAGAAGAAAGTCAGGGCGTTTCTGAAGTACTACAATGAGCAATACGGTGCGACGATGCTGCTCACGAGCCACTATATGAAGGACGTGGAGGACCTGTGCAAGCGAACGATCATCATTCATGACGGAAGCCTAGTGTATGACGGGGATCTTCACCGCATCAACGATTTATTTGGCGAGCAGAAAATTATTCGGCTGAAGTTCTCCGAACCTGTCGCCGAGAGCCGATTAGCCAAGTTCGGAAAAATCGTATCGATAGACGAATACAACGCTGTGCTGGAGCTGCCGAAATACCGTCTGAAGGAAGTGTCGCGAGCCGTGCTAGATT
- a CDS encoding radical SAM protein: MQPKTAVTFDQLTFRNMKRTLIPLAETGRKRREDPAYAAPVPYEIGIKLNNGCNLRCKHCFEWNPEGFHHGFAKEVKNDEIDIPIVEKLLAETRERKSRVFLWGGEPLFYSKFDELAELLAREERYTTICTNAILIEQKLDAILKMSENLVMLISLEGFEQENDAIRGKGTFKKVIHSIQLLLDLQKQGIYKGKVSIALTVNDQMVGQLYSFMEFFEGMGVDSVYFCFPWYIPSDTAEKMDVYFDTHFPHLASRFADHHKNSWHSFTFHISPDRFDTLIEELNRVNSRVWNVRVRYQPALEPEEVEGFIRGSEKPAMNRTQCFSISNRMDVMPDGAVNPCKFFPEFSVGNLHEDSVADIFHGDDLRKQREVLACGLMPICSKCVLLYNNGV; encoded by the coding sequence ATGCAGCCGAAAACAGCAGTTACGTTTGACCAACTGACATTCCGCAATATGAAAAGAACCCTGATTCCGCTAGCGGAAACAGGAAGGAAACGCCGGGAAGATCCGGCTTATGCGGCACCTGTGCCATACGAGATCGGGATCAAGCTTAACAATGGCTGCAACCTGCGCTGCAAACATTGCTTCGAGTGGAACCCGGAGGGCTTCCATCACGGGTTCGCCAAGGAAGTGAAGAACGACGAGATCGACATTCCGATCGTGGAGAAACTACTAGCTGAGACGCGAGAACGCAAGTCGCGCGTGTTCCTGTGGGGCGGGGAGCCGTTGTTCTACTCCAAGTTCGATGAACTGGCAGAGCTGCTAGCTCGAGAAGAACGGTACACGACGATTTGTACGAATGCGATTCTCATTGAACAGAAGCTGGATGCCATTCTGAAAATGTCGGAGAACTTGGTCATGCTGATCAGTCTGGAAGGCTTCGAGCAAGAGAACGACGCGATTCGGGGTAAAGGCACATTCAAGAAAGTTATCCATTCCATTCAATTGCTGCTCGATTTGCAGAAGCAGGGTATATATAAAGGCAAAGTATCCATCGCGCTGACGGTCAATGACCAGATGGTCGGCCAGCTCTACAGCTTCATGGAATTTTTCGAAGGTATGGGCGTCGATTCCGTGTATTTCTGTTTCCCTTGGTATATCCCTTCCGATACGGCGGAGAAAATGGACGTTTACTTCGATACCCATTTCCCGCACCTTGCCTCTCGTTTCGCAGATCATCACAAGAATAGCTGGCACTCTTTCACGTTCCATATCTCGCCGGATCGTTTTGACACATTGATCGAAGAGTTGAACCGCGTCAATTCCCGCGTCTGGAACGTTCGCGTCCGCTATCAGCCCGCGCTGGAGCCCGAAGAGGTGGAAGGGTTCATCCGAGGCAGCGAGAAGCCGGCGATGAATCGCACACAGTGTTTTTCGATCTCGAACCGGATGGACGTCATGCCGGACGGCGCAGTCAATCCGTGCAAATTTTTCCCGGAATTCAGCGTCGGCAATTTGCATGAAGACAGTGTGGCGGATATTTTCCATGGCGATGATCTTCGCAAGCAGCGCGAGGTACTGGCCTGCGGCCTGATGCCGATTTGTTCGAAATGCGTGCTGCTATACAACAATGGAGTTTAA